The proteins below come from a single Candidozyma auris chromosome 3, complete sequence genomic window:
- a CDS encoding Rpd3L histone deacetylase complex subunit DEP1 — protein MPDLDLDGSRSPSSPRPDASKPDLTHRNSHGSNSHHRHSVSPHRSPQHTKDSPLTDIGTSPPAFEINSITHKDSRDSLESSELSDLGDDGSEAETDKMDFLDDDSASARDKVTDLRALSELTEMARLQEVDSDDSDDNFPKELSHEDALQLNGKHEGDHDEELERPAKQRRLSKSKRTSGKAKKEEDAESGTQESPSASSPTAATTTATDAVEMETAELTSHDTKSVIDDENVSAEEGDNEDAEEDDQVGAEREDVANGEVEAGADIKDEEEAEEPKEEGGDPANGSVNEESAKEEDLAENGSPADEEGEAGAEVEADVEDEKPEEGEQEEEEADADAAAKIEAEKIDEASVKEHQIAEENDVDMDEHRKLAVDELIAIEADFAHLRDKLYQDKLSLLEHELQLCLDGSHPELLQIYLKVNEFYQDNIRLANATLNYSLKCINTETIATRTAIHQDFMKNVMDMKNDMITETTSLWYKINKERNSLDQLVPDFNFAAIPTIPSIEGEPVGYNQQPIAAGGSSMEYYMDGPALSKKAMKQNILYELVQQRNSLNKELGILNGLKEFHGFPCAISTALHKDDSSNVAVDELILQKATNDEVEEDFRAMGISING, from the coding sequence ATGCCTGATTTGGACCTTGACGGATCCCGTTCGCCAAGCTCCCCAAGACCAGACGCATCCAAACCAGACTTGACCCACCGCAACAGCCACGGCAGTAACTCCCACCATCGCCATCTGGTGCTGCCCCACAGACTGCCCCAGCACACCAAGGACCTGCCCTTGACCGACATTGGCACGTCCCCTCCAGCGTTTGAAATCAACTCCATCACCCACAAGGACTCCAGAGACTCGCTTGAAAGCTCGGAGCTCAGCGACTTGGGAGACGACGGAAGTGAGGCCGAAACGGACAAAATGGATTTCTTGGACGACGATAGTGCCTCTGCCAGAGACAAGGTGACCGATTTGCGTGCCTTGTCTGAGCTTACAGAGATGGCTCGGTTGCAAGAGGTGGATTCCGACGATTCGGATGACAATTTCCCAAAAGAATTAAGTCACGAAGACGCCCTTCAGCTCAATGGCAAGCATGAGGGAGATCACGATGAGGAGCTCGAGAGACCTGCAAAGCAGCGCAGGCTACTGAAGCTGAAAAGGACTTCAGGAAAGgctaaaaaagaagaagatgctgaGTCTGGCACTCAGGAATCTCCTTCTGCCTCGTCTCCAACCGCCGCAACCACCACTGCCACCGACGCAGTGGAGATGGAAACTGCTGAGCTCACACTGCACGACACCAAGCTGGTTATTGACGACGAGAACGTTCTGGCTGAGGAAGGGGACAATGAGGATGCTGAGGAGGATGACCAAGTTGGCGCTGAGCGCGAGGACGTTGCAAATGGAGAAGTGGAAGCAGGCGCTGATATTAaagatgaggaggaggccGAGGAGCCTAAAGAAGAGGGTGGAGATCCTGCTAATGGCTCGGTCAATGAAGAGCTGGCAAAAGAGGAGGACCTCGCTGAAAATGGCTCGCCTGCTGACGAGGAAGGCGAGGCTGGGGCCGAGGTTGAAGCTGATGTAGAAGATGAGAAGCCAGAGGAAGGcgagcaagaagaagaagaagctgacGCTGACGCAGCGGCAAAGATcgaggcagagaagattgacGAAGCGAGTGTGAAAGAGCATCAGATCGCTGAGGAGAACGACGTTGACATGGATGAACACCGCAAGTTGGCTGTGGACGAGCTCATAGCAATTGAGGCTGACTTCGCTCATCTTCGGGACAAGCTCTACCAGGATAAGCTCAGCTTACTAGAACATGAGCTCCAGCTTTGCTTGGACGGTCTGCACCCTGAACTTCTACAAATCTACCTTAAGGTGAACGAGTTCTACCAAGACAACATTCGCCTTGCTAATGCCACCCTCAATTACAGTCTCAAATGCATCAACACAGAAACTATTGCTACACGTACGGCCATCCACCAGGATTTTATGAAGAACGTTATGGACATGAAGAACGATATGATCACGGAAACCACCCTGTTGTGGtacaagatcaacaaggaaCGCAACAGTCTAGATCAGTTGGTACCCGACTtcaattttgcagccatccCTACCATACCGTCCATCGAAGGTGAGCCCGTTGGTTACAACCAACAGCCCATTGCTGCAGGCGGGTCTAGCATGGAATACTACATGGACGGCCCTGCCCTCAGCAAAAAGGCCATGAAGCAAAATATTCTCTATGAGCTCGTGCAACAGCGAAACAGTCTCAATAAAGAGCTTGGCATCTTGAATGGCCTCAAGGAGTTCCATGGGTTCCCCTGTGCGATCTCCACTGCGCTACATAAAGATGACTCGAGCAATGTCGCTGTGGATGAGCTTATACTACAAAAGGCCACCAATGACGAAGTCGAGGAAGATTTTCGTGCCATGGGGATCTCTATCAACGGCTAG
- the CHS5 gene encoding Chs5p produces the protein MVEVSLTVGKLDASLALLLTKDHHLIEFPTILLPNGVKAGSIVKIRCDRDLETELEEKKQFQAIQDEIINTFGKNLPKAPQLRVKNVTQTSCVLEWDQLDLGTASLKNLVLFRDGKKLGAIPQAMTNKTTKLSGLPIDKTFKFHLRLDTTAGVYKSEEVEVTTHKMTDLSGITVYLGDITPNDQFTVEDIQATLKNMGAHHPAQETVKVDTTHFITMRENKQNPEYVKANDMNIPIIRPEWLKACERERRIVDVRDFYVKDCSLPDILARNYWKKDAPAKSTEASKDTLEGPPVVQVTSPSPETTSKQDLNEKDEGKDSGVPSSEAVDEAKSSENTSGEVSESSKKSEKEGEVKSDEKPDENATVDVTKNEDEVGRTDELDNAQKASETSMSLREEESTKQAIAEPTEQVVTDSKEKTNTNAVEGTVNAASIGTQQAETSAQPTAEELTEVDLNESHPESGVAESTDLPKKIEQEEIQEVKEDDTIAEGMDGDEGDENDDDDENENANGKETTDQPAGESKSKKKNKKKKKGKK, from the coding sequence ATGGTCGAGGTTTCACTCACAGTGGGTAAACTCGATGCGTCTCTCGCATTGCTCTTAACCAAAGACCATCATTTAATTGAGTTCCCCACGATATTGCTCCCCAATGGGGTCAAAGCCGGCTCGATTGTTAAAATCAGATGTGATCGGGACTTGGAGACAGAattggaagagaagaagcagttCCAGGCGATCCAGGACGAAATCATCAATACTTTTGGCAAAAACTTGCCCAAGGCGCCTCAGTTACGAGTCAAGAACGTCACTCAAACTTCATGTGTCTTGGAATGGGATCAATTGGACTTGGGCACTGCTTCCCTAAAGAACCTCGTTTTGTTTAGAGATGGCAAGAAGCTTGGTGCTATTCCTCAGGCAATGACCAACAAGACAACAAAGTTGTCCGGGTTGCCAATTGATAAGACATTTAAATTCCATTTGCGCCTAGACACAACGGCTGGCGTTTACAAATCTGAGGAAGTAGAGGTGACAACGCACAAAATGACAGATTTGTCGGGAATCACTGTTTATTTGGGTGATATTACTCCTAATGACCAATTCACCGTGGAGGACATTCAGGCAaccttgaagaacatgGGCGCCCACCACCCTGCTCAGGAGACCGTCAAGGTCGACACGACTCACTTCATCACTATGAGAGAAAATAAGCAGAATCCAGAATATGTCAAGGCCAATGATATGAATATCCCGATAATACGGCCTGAGTGGTTGAAGGCTTGCGAGCgtgaaagaagaattgtggATGTTAGAGACTTCTACGTAAAGGACTGCCTGTTGCCTGATATCTTGGCGAGAAACTACTGGAAGAAGGATGCTCCTGCCAAGCTGACCGAAGCTTCGAAGGATACATTAGAAGGGCCACCGGTAGTGCAGGTGACATCTCCATCTCCTGAAACCACAAGTAAACAGGACTTGAATGAGAAGGATGAGGGGAAAGATAGTGGTGTACCATCGTCTGAGGCGGTCGATGAAGCCAAATCCAGTGAAAATACCTCTGGTGAGGTCTCAGAATCATCGAAGAAGtctgaaaaagaaggtgaagtaAAGTCTGATGAGAAGCCTGATGAAAATGCTACTGTTGATGTGACAAAGAATGAGGATGAGGTGGGGAGGACAGATGAGCTAGATAATGCGCAAAAGGCATCCGAGACTTCGATGTCTTTACGTGAGGAGGAATCAACGAAGCAAGCAATTGCGGAACCCACAGAGCAGGTTGTCACGGACCTGAAGGAAAAAACAAATACAAATGCAGTTGAGGGTACGGTAAATGCAGCTTCCATTGGAACACAACAAGCCGAGACGCTGGCCCAACCGACTGCTGAAGAATTGACAGAGGTGGATCTCAACGAATCTCATCCCGAGTCAGGTGTTGCTGAACTGACAGATCTCCCCAAGAAAATTGAGCAAGAGGAAATACAGGAGGTTAAAGAGGATGACACGATTGCAGAAGGCATGGATGGCGA